Genomic window (Campylobacter magnus):
AGGGGCATTTTGGAGCTGAGGTTTTTAGTGAGATTTTAGCTGGTGGGGCTAGCAAGGTGCGTGAGTGCGGAGCTGCACTAGTTGGTGGACATAGCGTGAGGGGTGCGGAGCTTTTTTATGGGCTTAGTGTGACTGGCGTGGTTCATCCAAAGAGCTTTTGGGCAAATAACACAGCAAGAGTTGGCGACGTGCTAATCCTTACAAAGCCGCTTGGTTCTGGTGTGCTTAGCACTGCGCTAAAAAACGGCGCTTTAAGTGATGAGCTGCGTGATGAGATGATAGAGCAAATGTGCACTTTAAATCTATACGCTATGCGTGCTATGCGTGATTTTAGCGTGGGGGCGTGCACGGATGTTACTGGATTTGGCTTACTTGGGCATATGAGTGAGATGTTAAATCCTAGCATTAGTTTTGAGCTTAGCTTGGATGCTGTGCCTTTGATGCGTGGTCTAAAAGAGATGATAGCGCAGGGCTTCGTGCCTGGTGGAACTAGCGCAAATGAGAGTTTTGCTAGCGCTTTTGTAGAAAATGCTAGCAAGGGTGACATAACAGCATTTTATGATGCGCAGACCTCTGGTGGATTGCTCTTGGCTTTGCCTAATAAAGAGGCAAATGCGGCGCTAAGGGCTTTAAAAGACGCTGGCTGTGAGTATGCTAGTATTATAGCGCAGGTTCTACCAAGGGCTAAATCAGCGCCTATAAAAATCATATAAGCGAATTTTAGAGAATTTTTAGTAAGTTTTAAGTTTTGAAATCTTGTTTTTAGGGTGAATTTTAAAAAATTTTGCTAGAATTGCGGTTTTAGTTTCTAGGAATTCTAGAATTTAGCTTAGGAATTCTAGAATTCCTAGAATTTGTTTTAGGAATTTTAGATTTTGTTCTGGGAATTCCTAGAATTTCTCTTAGGAATTTTAGAATTCCCTACTATGTCATCCTCGGGCTTGACCAGAGGATCTCTATATGGAATTCTAAAATTCCTTTGTTTTTCTAGGGGTTAGGGGGTTTCTTTTTAGGAATTTTAGATTAGGAATTTTAGAATTCCCTCTCATCCCCTATCCCCTTTAGGGGATCTCTATATGGAATTCTAAATTTATTTGTGATGTCATCCCCCGGTCAAGCCGGGGGATGACATAAAACTTAGGAATTCTAGAATTCCTAGCTATTTTTGGAGGGTAAAGCTATCTGGTGATACTCACGGACTTCAAATCCGCTGGCGGGGTGGTTGACCATCTCGCGGGGAGTTCGATTCTCTCACTCTCTCGCCAAAGTAACTTTTTTAATTATTTTTTAATTAGCTTTCAATTTGTAAAAATTGTTTTTAATTATGAAAATATCGCTATTTCAGTTGTTTTTAATTATCCATTTTTTATACTTTGATATGAAATTGATTTGTTTGCATTGGGTATTTTATTAGGTATCTTTTGGGAACATTAGGTATTTTTTCAAAAAAAAGGATAAATATGGGTAAAGTAGCAAAAGTTTTCTTGCAGGATAAAGATCTAAGAAATTTAACACCAAAAGAAAAAATGTATCTTAGAGCTGTGGGCAGTCCAAAAGAGCTCTATGTAAAAGTCTATCCTAGTGGAATTAAAACTTTCGTTTTAAAAGTAAATGCTAAGTATTTGAAAATCAAAGAATTTAGAGCTGGATTGTATAGTGTAGCTGAAGCAAGAAAAGAAGCTTTAGAGCTTTTAAAAAAGATCGAAACTGGAGTTAGTGTTGGAAATCTCTTTGGAAAATCTAAAAAATATCAATATGGCAATTTATTCAAGCTATATTTGGAACAAAAGAAAAGACAAGTTACAAGCTCAGAATATTTAAGAAGCATAGAAAATACACATAAAAAATATATTTTGCCAAGCTTTGAAAACCGAGATATCAAGACGATAAAATATAGCGAAATTTTAGAAATTTTAAATGCTATATTCATCCCAAAAAATCATAATATGCCAAGAATAGAGACTATCCATAAGCTGATTGACAATATAAATGGAGTTTTTAAGCTGGCACAAAAAGATAGATATATTTCTTTTAACGATATAGCTTTTTTACACCAAGAATTCCCTACAAGAGAAAAATTTAATAAGTTTAATGGTCTAGATGGCAGATATAAAGCTATCACTAATATAGATCTACTAAAAGATTTCCTGCTAGACTTAAAGCTTTGTGGTAATATTGATTTACAAACCAAAAGAGCTATTTATTTACAGATACTCACAGCAAACCGCCCTTTTAATACAGTTAGTGCAAAGTGGAGTTATATTGATTTTGATGAAGGAGTTTGGAATATTCCATTTTATGAAATGAAAACAAGAGTAGCACATAAGGTAGCTCTTAGCTCTTATGCTATTAAAATACTAAAAGAACAATATCTTTTTAGCAAAAACTCTACTTTTGTGTTTCCATCTTTTAGGGAAACAAAAAGTGGACATTTAAATAGAGATAGCATAGGTAAAGCTATTAGAACCAGCTTGTCTAAGGGGAAATATGTTGGATTGGCTACCAGCCACGGATTTCGTGCTACTTTTAAGACGATTTGTTCTACACACGAAGCCGAGCTTTTAAAAATAGGTATAGGCGAAAAAGTAATTGAAGAGTGCTTGGCGCATAAAGAAAGCAATGAAATAATCTATTCGTATGAAAGAGCAAAAGCAACGCTGGAACAAAAAATAAAACTTATGCAGTGGTATGGAGATTTTTTGAATAAAATTTGTGCTTTTTTTGAGTAAAATTTAACTTTTTAATTTTGTAAAGCCAAAAAGTCCAAAATCCATTTTCATAGGACAAGCTAAAACATTGATTTTATAATGATTTAAATATATAGTATTTTTAATTTTTTAGCTATATGTGGGTGTAGTAAATTTTTCAAGCCTTTAAACAATGAAATAGTAAAGTCGTTTTAAAAAAAATTAACAAAAATAAGCAAATTTTTTGTCCGCTAGGACAAATCATATAATTTTTTATAGGTATTAAATGATGATATAATAATCATTTGAAGGTATTTCATAATTTTTATAACTCAAAATCATAGAAAAAAGTAGGAGTAAATGCTTATATATTCATTATTTGAAGTCATTTTGCTAGTTGTCCCACTTGGATTTTTTTAAAAATACTATGAAATGCTTATATATTCATTATTTGAAGTCATTTTGCTAGTTGTCCCACTTGGATTTTTTTAAAAAATACTTTGTAATGTTCTTATATTCATTATTTGTGGGTCTAGTCACTCTTTTAGCTTGGACAAAATTTTTCAAATAAAATTAGCATTTTTAAACTTCTCTTTTTGGTGTAAAAAAAAGAAAATAAAAAGGGAGTTTTTAGTATAATCTTCTACATAAATGTAGTTTTTCGATAACAGAATAATATAAAAAAGGGTAACTGATGATGACAGATCAGCAAAAAATCATCATTGATGAAGAGCTAAAAAAAATAGGGGCAAAGCTGGATAACTATGATGATTTTATAGAATATTGTAAAAATCGTGGTATGTTTGGTGATGATGTGCCTTTTTATAATAGGGTGGTTTTTACACGCCCAAATATAAGGAAACTTTATAAAGAGTTTAGAAGTCCTATAAAACAAGCCTCTAAGCTTTTAGGGTTAACTTATAAAGAGTTGGGAGAACAAATAGGTTACACTGAGGCTGCCTTGATAACTGCTGTTATGAAAGGCAAGATAAGTAATCCTATGCTTAAATCTATAGAACTTTTATTGGAAAATCACAATTTGAGGGAAGAAAGAAAAAGAGATAATACACTTTTTAATGATACAATAAAAAAGATTTTACAGGATAACTAAATAACAAAAACATTTATTTTCTATCTTTCAGTTAAAATTAAGAAATATTCTTTTATAATTCGCCTGAGCTTAAAAACAGGAGGCGAATATGCGAAGAAAAATATCTACAATTCAAATTCAGTGCGAAAATCCAAAAACTATAATTGATGAAGAACTAAAAAAACTTGATGCTAATCTTGGAGATAACTACGATCATTTTATAGAATATTGTAAAAATCGTGGACTATTTGGCAATGATACACCTTACAGATCAATAGGATTTTTTTCTAGAGAAAACATAAGAAAGTTATACAAAGAGTTTAGAAACCCTGTTAAACAAGTCTCAGCACTTTTAGGTCTTACTTACAAAGAACTTGGAAAACAAATAGGCTATACTGGTATGGCATTAACTAATGCTGTTGTGCGTGGTGAATTAAGTGTTCCTATGCAAAAAGCTCTAGAGCTTTTTTTAAAAAATTATGATTTAAAAAAAGAGATTGAAAAACAAAAAATTGTTTTTAATTTAGCTATTAAAGCTATGAGTAGCTAAAAAAGGAAAAAAGATGGAACAAATATTTAAAGTCAAAAGAAGTAGCGCAAATGCTAGGTGTAAGTGAGATATATTTAGCAAAAATGAGAAATTCTAAATATAACACTGAAAAAGATGGCACTCTAAAGAAATCATTTTTTATGAGCAAGAAGCAATAGAAAAATGGCTTGAAGCAAAGCAAGTAGAAAGTTTAAAGAAAATAAGTTAGTGGAGTTAACTATGGCTTGGGAATATCCAGCAATCGTAATTGATGGCGAGACAACTATGACAAAAGAGCAAGTTAAAGCTGAATTTGGTTTTTCTTTACAAGCGCAAGCAGAAATGCGTATGGAGAAAAATAGATTAAATCCTCACAAAAGAATTCCATTTATCAAACAGGGCAAAAGAATTTATTATTTGCGAAGTGAAATCATTAGGTGGCTAAAAAGTCTAGAAAATAAATAGGTGATTTACATTGCTGGCACAATGTAAATCTAGAGCTCCATTATAGAAAGGAGATTTCTTTCATATGAATATGGGCATTATAACAAAAAATATTAAAAAAATCAAGGATAACGAAGCCAAAAGTAGCTTTTTGGATAATTTTGGCTGCCTGCCTCGTGGCTCTCTTACTATGATTTATGCTGGTGCTTATACTGGCAAAAGCTCGTTTATGACAGCACTAGCTAGGGATATAGTAAAAAATAAAAAAGAAATCTCTTATTATCACATAGATGGCGATAACACACTAGATATAGCGCAAGATCGTGGCATAGATATAATAGAGGATGAGTTTTCTAATTTTCATTATGAAATTGTTACTGACAAACCTAAAAAAGATAGATTTGAATTTTTAAAACAAATTACCCAGTGCGATGCTAGCGAGCTTAAAAATTCTCTGATTGTGATTGATAGTGTAAAAGATTTTTTCATTGGCGATATGACAAAAGACAAAGATGTAAATCATTTTATGGAGATTTTAAAAGTCATCACAGCCAAAGGTGGCACAGTCGTTATCTTACATCACCAAACAAAGCAAATTGGCGAAGAAAACAACAAAGCTTGGAAAGGTTCTACAACATTTAACGATAGTGCTGATAATACTTATTATGTCTCATCAATAAAAAAAGAAAGACAAATGATTATTAGCTTGGAAGTGATAAAAAAGAGAGCAAATATAGCAAATCAATCATTTGTAATCTACAAAGAAACGCATAAGATTAAAAAACTTGATAAAGATGAGTTTGCTATTGAATTCCTGAATGATAAAGAACGATACACTATTGAAATAGCAAAAGAAATCATAGATGAACGCTTAAAAATTACTCAAAGTGAATTATCTAGCGCAGTAAAACAAAGAGCAGATATTGCTGGTGTGTTAATCGTGGGCGATAACAAAAAGTGGAAACTGTTTGATAAATTTAATGGAAAGTTTTGGCGCATAGATAATTCAAAAACCGCTACAAAAAAAGTATTTTATCCTATTCTAAGTGAGAATTTCAAAATAGCACAAGAAAAGAAAGAGCAATATCTGCAAAAGCTTATAGAGATCAAAAAAAGTGGCAAGTTGCCTATATCTCTTAGCAAACTTGGAAAATCTATACGACCACACCTAAACGCTAAAGAGGTAGAAAAGCTTTTAATAAACGATATTATGCTTGATGACAAGGGGCAAAATATCGTGGACATCATCACTAAGGATTAAAAATGAAAAGAAGTAAAAATTTTGAGCATCCAGTGGTTAAAACCTCTAAGTTTTTAAGACTTACTTATAAAGAGCTTGGAGAGCAAATAGGATATACTGAATATGCGCTAAAAACATCTGTGAGTGAAAATAAAATTAGCGATCCTATGAAAAAAGCTTTAGAACTTCTTATGCGAGCTATCGCAGCAGAGAGCTTAGCAAATAATAAACAGCTGGAACAACTTAAGAATAATTTAGGAAAGGCTATTAAGACATTAAAAGCTTTACAAGAAGAAGTTGACATACTAAGGGCTACAAGAATAGATTTTAAAGCTAATAAAGATGAGCTTGCTCTAGAACTTTTAAATGATAAAGAACGATACACAATTCAAATAGCCAAAGAAATTATAGATGAACAACCAAAGATCACTCAAACTGAATTAACGATTGCTATAAAACTTAGAGCTAAAAGTGCTGGTATTGATATAGTGGGCGATAACAAAAAGTGGAAACTGTTTGATAAATTTAATGGAAAGTTTTGGCGCATAGATAATTCAAAAACCGCTACAAAAAAAGTATTTTATCCTATTCTAAGTGAGAATTTCAAAATAGCACAAGAAAAGAAAGAGCAATATCTGCAAAAACTTGCAGATCTTAAAGCAGGTGGTAGGTTGCCTATATCTCTTAGTAAATTCGGTAATTATATATGGCCACACCTAAACGCCAAAGAGGTAGAAAAGCTTTTAATAAACGATATTATGCTTGATGACAAGGGGCAAAATATCGTGGACATCATCACTAAGGATTGAAATGTATAGCAATAAGCAAGTGCTAGATGTTTGCTGCGGTGGCCGTATGTTTTACAATAATAAACAAGATGAGCGAGTGCTGTTTTGCGATAAAAGAGAGCTAGACACTACGCTTTGTGACGGCCGTAAGTTTGTAGTAAAGCCTGATATGCTAGCAGATTTCAAAAACCTGCCTTTTGATGATGAGAGCTTTGCGCTAGTGGTTTTTGACCCACCGCATTTGCTAAAAGTAGGCGATAGTGCTTATATGGCTCTCAAATATGGAAAATTAACGCCAGAGTGGAAAGCAGAGCTTGGCCGTGGCTTTGATGAGTGCTGGCGAGTGCTAAAAAGTGGTGGCACGCTTATATTTAAGTGGGCTGAGATTGACATAAAGCTTAGCGAGATATTAAAGTGCTTTTCGCAAAAGCCACTAATCACGCAAAATACAGCTAATAAGTCGCATTGGTGCGTGTTTTTTAAATAAGGAGACTAAAAATGTATGTAGGCAAGAGAGAAAAATTCTATCAAATTACAAAGCGGTCTAGTAATCTTGGTGAAAGCGAGTGTAAAAGTATTTTTATATATGCAGAAAAAGATAAGATGTCAGCTTTTAACGATGCTTTAGTTATGCTCAAAGATCACTT
Coding sequences:
- the selD gene encoding selenide, water dikinase SelD, translated to MGPGDLNNMLAELSLTDERVISGANTSEDAGVFVLDESRALVQTLDFITPIVDDPFIFGAIAAANSLSDVFAMGGEALSAMNIISFDEGHFGAEVFSEILAGGASKVRECGAALVGGHSVRGAELFYGLSVTGVVHPKSFWANNTARVGDVLILTKPLGSGVLSTALKNGALSDELRDEMIEQMCTLNLYAMRAMRDFSVGACTDVTGFGLLGHMSEMLNPSISFELSLDAVPLMRGLKEMIAQGFVPGGTSANESFASAFVENASKGDITAFYDAQTSGGLLLALPNKEANAALRALKDAGCEYASIIAQVLPRAKSAPIKII
- a CDS encoding tyrosine-type recombinase/integrase — encoded protein: MGKVAKVFLQDKDLRNLTPKEKMYLRAVGSPKELYVKVYPSGIKTFVLKVNAKYLKIKEFRAGLYSVAEARKEALELLKKIETGVSVGNLFGKSKKYQYGNLFKLYLEQKKRQVTSSEYLRSIENTHKKYILPSFENRDIKTIKYSEILEILNAIFIPKNHNMPRIETIHKLIDNINGVFKLAQKDRYISFNDIAFLHQEFPTREKFNKFNGLDGRYKAITNIDLLKDFLLDLKLCGNIDLQTKRAIYLQILTANRPFNTVSAKWSYIDFDEGVWNIPFYEMKTRVAHKVALSSYAIKILKEQYLFSKNSTFVFPSFRETKSGHLNRDSIGKAIRTSLSKGKYVGLATSHGFRATFKTICSTHEAELLKIGIGEKVIEECLAHKESNEIIYSYERAKATLEQKIKLMQWYGDFLNKICAFFE
- a CDS encoding AAA family ATPase, translating into MNMGIITKNIKKIKDNEAKSSFLDNFGCLPRGSLTMIYAGAYTGKSSFMTALARDIVKNKKEISYYHIDGDNTLDIAQDRGIDIIEDEFSNFHYEIVTDKPKKDRFEFLKQITQCDASELKNSLIVIDSVKDFFIGDMTKDKDVNHFMEILKVITAKGGTVVILHHQTKQIGEENNKAWKGSTTFNDSADNTYYVSSIKKERQMIISLEVIKKRANIANQSFVIYKETHKIKKLDKDEFAIEFLNDKERYTIEIAKEIIDERLKITQSELSSAVKQRADIAGVLIVGDNKKWKLFDKFNGKFWRIDNSKTATKKVFYPILSENFKIAQEKKEQYLQKLIEIKKSGKLPISLSKLGKSIRPHLNAKEVEKLLINDIMLDDKGQNIVDIITKD
- a CDS encoding class I SAM-dependent methyltransferase, which codes for MYSNKQVLDVCCGGRMFYNNKQDERVLFCDKRELDTTLCDGRKFVVKPDMLADFKNLPFDDESFALVVFDPPHLLKVGDSAYMALKYGKLTPEWKAELGRGFDECWRVLKSGGTLIFKWAEIDIKLSEILKCFSQKPLITQNTANKSHWCVFFK